The Caenorhabditis elegans chromosome II genome has a segment encoding these proteins:
- the gpb-1 gene encoding Guanine nucleotide-binding protein subunit beta-1 (Confirmed by transcript evidence) yields MSELDQLRQEAEQLKSQIREARKSANDTTLATVASNLEPIGRIQMRTRRTLRGHLAKIYAMHWASDSRNLVSASQDGKLIVWDSYTTNKVHAIPLRSSWVMTCAYAPSGSFVACGGLDNICSIYSLKTREGNVRVSRELPGHTGYLSCCRFLDDNQIVTSSGDMTCALWDIETGQQCTAFTGHTGDVMSLSLSPDFRTFISGACDASAKLWDIRDGMCKQTFPGHESDINAVAFFPSGNAFATGSDDATCRLFDIRADQELAMYSHDNIICGITSVAFSKSGRLLFAGYDDFNCNVWDSMRQERAGVLAGHDNRVSCLGVTEDGMAVCTGSWDSFLKIWN; encoded by the exons ATGAGCGAACTTGACCAACTTCGACAGGAGGCTGAACAGCTGAAGTCGCAGATTCGG gaagCCCGGAAATCAGCAAATGACACAACACTGGCCACCGTCGCTTCAAATCTGGAGCCAATTGGCCGCATTCAGATGAGGACGAGACGTACGCTTAGGGGACATTTAGCCAAG atttatGCAATGCACTGGGCATCAGACAGTCGCAATTTGGTGTCAGCTTCACAAGACGGAAAGCTCATCGTTTGGGACTCGTACACCACAaataaa gttcATGCAATTCCCTTGAGATCATCGTGGGTGATGACTTGTGCCTATGCTCCATCGGGATCGTTTGTCGCTTGTGGAG gtcTCGACAACATTTGCTCAATTTACTCGCTGAAAACACGCGAGGGAAACGTGCGGGTGTCTCGTGAGCTTCCAGGACATACTGGATACTTGTCGTGTTGTCGATTCCTTGATGACAACCAAATTGTCACCTCTTCCGGAGATATGACTtg cgcTCTATGGGACATTGAAACCGGACAACAGTGCACCGCGTTCACCGGTCACACTGGTGACGTCATGTCGCTTTCACTTTCTCCAGACTTCCGCACATTCATCTCAGGAGCCTGTGACGCTTCGGCGAAG ttgtgGGATATCCGAGACGGCATGTGCAAGCAAACGTTCCCAGGACACGAGTCAGACATCAACGCTGTTGCC ttcttCCCATCCGGAAACGCGTTCGCCACCGGATCCGACGATGCGACATGCCGATTGTTCGACATTCGTGCTGATCAGGAACTTGCCATGTATTCTCATGATAATATTATTTGCGGAATCACTAGTGTCGCATTCTCAAAATCGGGTCGCCTGTTGTTCGCCGGATACGACGACTTCAACTGCAATGTTTGGGATTCGATGCGACAGGAGAGAGCTG GAGTATTGGCTGGTCACGATAACCGAGTTTCTTGTCTAGGAGTCACCGAGGACGGTATGGCCGTGTGCACAGGATCATGGGACTCGTTCCTCAAGATCTGGAATTAA
- the gpb-1 gene encoding WD_REPEATS_REGION domain-containing protein (Confirmed by transcript evidence), with amino-acid sequence MSLSLSPDFRTFISGACDASAKLWDIRDGMCKQTFPGHESDINAVAFFPSGNAFATGSDDATCRLFDIRADQELAMYSHDNIICGITSVAFSKSGRLLFAGYDDFNCNVWDSMRQERAGVLAGHDNRVSCLGVTEDGMAVCTGSWDSFLKIWN; translated from the exons ATGTCGCTTTCACTTTCTCCAGACTTCCGCACATTCATCTCAGGAGCCTGTGACGCTTCGGCGAAG ttgtgGGATATCCGAGACGGCATGTGCAAGCAAACGTTCCCAGGACACGAGTCAGACATCAACGCTGTTGCC ttcttCCCATCCGGAAACGCGTTCGCCACCGGATCCGACGATGCGACATGCCGATTGTTCGACATTCGTGCTGATCAGGAACTTGCCATGTATTCTCATGATAATATTATTTGCGGAATCACTAGTGTCGCATTCTCAAAATCGGGTCGCCTGTTGTTCGCCGGATACGACGACTTCAACTGCAATGTTTGGGATTCGATGCGACAGGAGAGAGCTG GAGTATTGGCTGGTCACGATAACCGAGTTTCTTGTCTAGGAGTCACCGAGGACGGTATGGCCGTGTGCACAGGATCATGGGACTCGTTCCTCAAGATCTGGAATTAA
- the F44E5.17 gene encoding uncharacterized protein (Confirmed by transcript evidence) yields the protein MYFLISSLVSPSLPS from the coding sequence CTGTACTTCCTGATCAGCAGCTTGGTCTCACCGTCTTTGCCAAGTTGA